The segment CGAAAGGACAGCCTCCATGCCCCTCAGGAGGTCCACGAACCACGGGTTCCGGTAGTCGTCGATCAACAAACCGATACTCTTCGTCCGATTGCTCGCCAGCGTGGTCGCGGCGCGGCTGGGACGGTAGCCCAGCTCCGATATTGCCGCTTGGACGGCTTCGCGGCGTTTATCACTGACCCTCGCCGGTGACTGGAGAACCAAGGACACCAACGACGGCGAGACACCGGCAAGCTTGGCAACGTCATAGATGGTCGGGCGGCGGGTTTTGGGACGTGTCGCACTCATGGTTCAGGAACCTTTCTTCTCTGCTGTCAAGGGTGTTCGCGATACATTGACAGGACATACTCACATGATTAGGCTTTGACTCCAGTGCTAAATTGTAGCGCTCCAAAATGCCAACGGGATGTTCCGCACCCAGGCTGAATTTCGAAGGAGAAATCAATGACTGAGAGCCTAGGGATCGCCGTTATCGGCGCAGGAATGGCCGGCAAGGCCCATGCGGCGGCCTACCGCACAGCGTCTACCCTTTACAGCCCCGTGCTTCCGCCGGTGCGCCTCGTATCGATCGGCGACGTGAACGCCGAGTTCGGTTCCCTCGCGGCCCGGCGATTTGGCTACGAACGCAATGACACCTCCTGGCAGGCGATCGCAGAGGCAGACGATATCGACGTCGTGAGCGTCGTCATCGCGAATTCCCTCCACCGCGAGGTCGTCGAGGGTCTCCTCGCTGCAGGTAAGCACGTACTCTGCGAGAAGCCCCTGAGCGATTCCCTCGAGGACGCCCGCGCCATGGCCGAGGCCGCCCGCAACGCTTCAAGCATCGCGCGCATTGGCTTCACGTTCCGCCGCACGCCCGGCATCGCCTATATCCGCGACCTCATCCGCAACGGGGTGCTCGGCAACGTCCTGCACTTCAGCGGCCGCTACTGGACCGACTACGGCTTCAGCCCCTCGGCTCCGATGAGCTGGCGTTACAAGGGCGGCCCCGGTTCCGGCGCGCTGGCCGACGTCGGAAGCCACCTGGCCTACGTTTCCGAGTTTCTCTGCGGCGACATCAAGTCCATCACCGGTGGCCGTCTGAGCACCGTCATCGGCAAGCGCCCGTTGCCGCTCGGTGCCGTCATCGGACACGACCATGCAGCGGTGAGCGACACCTTCGAAGCTGTAGAGAACGACGACTACGCAGCCTTCAACGCGGAGTTCGAAACCGGCGCCGGCAGCTTTGAAGTTTCCCGCGTTGCCGCCGGCCACGCCAACAGCCTCAACTTCGAAGTGTTCTGCGAGAACGGTGCAGCCAAGTTCGACCAGCGCCGCCCCTCAGAAATCCAGCTGTTCCTCAACGATGGTTCCGGCAGCGAGAACGGCTACCGCCAAGTCATCCTTGGCCCGGGCCACCCCTACATCGCCGGCGGCCTGGCCATGGACGCCCCCGAGGTCGGCTTCGGCCAGAACGACGCCTTCGGCTACCAGGCCCGTGCGTTCCTCGAAGAGGTTGCCGGCCTTCCCGAGGCCGAGTCGCTGCCGCGCTGCGCCACCTTCGACGAGGGCGTGCGCAACATGGAGCTGCTCGGCGCCGTCACGGAATCCGCGCTCAACAACGGAAAGACCATCACGCTATGAAACTCGGCGTCTACAACGCAATCCTGCATGACAGGCCGCTTCCCGAAGCCCTCAAGGTCATCGCGGACCTGGGTCTAACGGGTATCGAAATCAACACGGGCGGATTCCTGCCCGCCGTCCACGTCCCCACCATGGACCAGATCCTGGTCTCGGATGCCGCCCGGGATGACTACCTCGGGATCTTCGAGGGCACCGGCGTCGCCATCGCAGGCCTGAACTGCAACGGCAACCCGCTGCACCCGAAGCGCGAGATCGGCGAAAAGCACACCGAAGACATCCGCCGCTCCATCCGGCTCGCGGAACGTCTCGGCCAGAACCGGCTCGTGACCATGTCAGGCCTGCCCGGCGGCGAGCCCGGCTCGACCGTGACGAACTGGATCGTGAACGCTTGGAATTCGGCGGCTTTGGACGTGCTGGATTACCAATGGGACGTCGCGGCGAAGTTCTGGCGCGGGACCGACCGCTTGGCCGCAGATCATGGCGTCAAGGTGGCCCTCGAACTTCACCCGCAGAACATCGTGTTCAACACCGCCGACGTCCACAAGTTCATCGAACTCACGGGCGCCACCCACGTGGGCGTCGAACTCGACGCTTCCCACCTGTTCTGGCAGCAGATGGATCCCGTCGCCGTGGTCCGGGAACTCGGTCCGCTGGTCTTCCAGGCAGCCGCGAAGGACGTCCGCGTCAACTCCGCGAACGCTGCCCTCTACGGTGTGCTTGACAACAGCTTCCGTAGGCTCTCGCCGGAGGAAAACCGCACCAACCTCGGCGGCGACGAATGGGCCAACGAGTGGCCCAAGAACTCCGCTTGGGACTTCGTGGCCCTCGGCCGCGGTCACGACACCGCCTACTGGACCGAATTCCTGCGTGCCCTGCATGAAGTGGATCCGAACATGCTGGTCAACATCGAACACGAAGATACCTCCCTCGGCCGCATCGAAGGTCTCGAGGTAGCTGCCAAGGTCCTGCGGGATGCCGACGCAGCGCTCTCAGAGTCGCTGAATCTGACGGCCTAGCCGGTTCGCGGAACAACAAGGGAGGCGGCGAGAAATCGCCGCCTCCCTTGTTGTTCCGTCTTTACGGCACCTTGTTTACTGCACCTTGGCGATGTACTTGCCCATGGTCTCCAGCTGGTAGCGGGACACCTCGTTGGCGTTGTCGTCCTCTGCGAAGACGCTGGACACCATAACGGTGTTGTCCTTGTCCAGGAAGCCGATTTCCTTGAGCCCGCCAAAGAACTCGTCCCAGTTCACGTCGCCGTCGCCGATCTTGAGGTGCTGGTGCACCCGCACGGCGTTGCCGGGCGGGTTGGTGATGTAACGCAGACCGTGGGAGGCGTGGTGGTCCATCGTGTCGGACACATGGACCAAGCGCAGCTTGTCCCCTGCCGCCCGCATGATGTCAAGTGGCTTGTTGCCCATGTGAAAGGTGTGCGAGGCAACGTAGACCATGCCGATGTTGGGTGAATTCACGCCGCGGATGACGCGCAGGGCCGCGAGCCCATCCTCCACGAAATCGTCCGGATGCGGGTCGATGAGAAGGTCCAGGCCCTCGCGCTCGATGATCGGAAGGAGCTCTTCCATGGAGCGGTAGAAGGCCCTTTCGGACTCCTCTGCCTTCTCCGGGCGCCCGCTGAATTCGGTGTTCATTGTCTGTACGCCAAGATCAACGGTGATCTGGATGGCGCGCTTCCAGTAGCGGACAGCGGCTTCGCGAGCGTCCTCATCCGGTCCGGACCACCGCAGCACGGGGAGCACCGAGGCGATTTCGACGTCGGCGTCCTTGCACGCCTTCTTCAGCTGGCCCACCAGTTCGTCGTCGGCCTTGGGGTGGTTGAAGAACGGGATGAAGTCCGCGTGCGGAGTCAGCTGCAGGTATTTGTAGCCGAGATCGGCGGCAAGCCGGGGAAATTCGAGCAAGCTGTGGCTGTGATGGAACGGGGTGGGATCGAGGGCGATTTTCATGATCACTCCTACTTGTACAGCTCGGGCTTTATGTTGAGCTGTACCGCGACTTTTTCGCCCGACTTCTGGGCCTCAACTCCTGCCTCGCAGCAGGCAGCGGTGGCGTAGCCGTCCCAGGCGGTGGGGCCGCCGATGTCGCCGCGGAGGGCGGCGTCCACCCAAGACTGGATCTCGACGTCGTACGCGGCACCGAAGCGCTCCTCGAAACCGGGGGCGACCTTGCCGCCCCAGCGGCCGGCGCTGCGGACGTAAGGACCGCCGTCGCCACCGATGCTCACAATGCCGTCCTCGAAGGATGCCTGGGTGGCAACTTCGTAGCCGAACTTCGCGTTGACGTAGATCTCGACGTCGGCCAAGACACCGGACTCGGTCTCG is part of the Arthrobacter methylotrophus genome and harbors:
- a CDS encoding sugar phosphate isomerase/epimerase, with amino-acid sequence MKLGVYNAILHDRPLPEALKVIADLGLTGIEINTGGFLPAVHVPTMDQILVSDAARDDYLGIFEGTGVAIAGLNCNGNPLHPKREIGEKHTEDIRRSIRLAERLGQNRLVTMSGLPGGEPGSTVTNWIVNAWNSAALDVLDYQWDVAAKFWRGTDRLAADHGVKVALELHPQNIVFNTADVHKFIELTGATHVGVELDASHLFWQQMDPVAVVRELGPLVFQAAAKDVRVNSANAALYGVLDNSFRRLSPEENRTNLGGDEWANEWPKNSAWDFVALGRGHDTAYWTEFLRALHEVDPNMLVNIEHEDTSLGRIEGLEVAAKVLRDADAALSESLNLTA
- a CDS encoding Gfo/Idh/MocA family oxidoreductase, which translates into the protein MTESLGIAVIGAGMAGKAHAAAYRTASTLYSPVLPPVRLVSIGDVNAEFGSLAARRFGYERNDTSWQAIAEADDIDVVSVVIANSLHREVVEGLLAAGKHVLCEKPLSDSLEDARAMAEAARNASSIARIGFTFRRTPGIAYIRDLIRNGVLGNVLHFSGRYWTDYGFSPSAPMSWRYKGGPGSGALADVGSHLAYVSEFLCGDIKSITGGRLSTVIGKRPLPLGAVIGHDHAAVSDTFEAVENDDYAAFNAEFETGAGSFEVSRVAAGHANSLNFEVFCENGAAKFDQRRPSEIQLFLNDGSGSENGYRQVILGPGHPYIAGGLAMDAPEVGFGQNDAFGYQARAFLEEVAGLPEAESLPRCATFDEGVRNMELLGAVTESALNNGKTITL
- a CDS encoding sugar phosphate isomerase/epimerase family protein; translation: MKIALDPTPFHHSHSLLEFPRLAADLGYKYLQLTPHADFIPFFNHPKADDELVGQLKKACKDADVEIASVLPVLRWSGPDEDAREAAVRYWKRAIQITVDLGVQTMNTEFSGRPEKAEESERAFYRSMEELLPIIEREGLDLLIDPHPDDFVEDGLAALRVIRGVNSPNIGMVYVASHTFHMGNKPLDIMRAAGDKLRLVHVSDTMDHHASHGLRYITNPPGNAVRVHQHLKIGDGDVNWDEFFGGLKEIGFLDKDNTVMVSSVFAEDDNANEVSRYQLETMGKYIAKVQ